DNA sequence from the Pseudodesulfovibrio sp. S3 genome:
ATTGATGAGCGCCATCGCCATCGCTTTGAATACAACAACGAGTATATTGCACAATTCGAGGAAAACGGCATGATTCTGTCCGGCACCGCTCCCGACGACTCTCTTGTCGAGATTGTGGAATTGCCGCATCAGGTTCATCCCTGGTTTCTGGGATGTCAGTTCCATCCGGAGTTCAAGTCCAATCCCATGAACCCGCATCCGCTGTTCAGGGACTTTATCAAGGCTGCCAAGGACGAAAAGGGCAAGAAGTAGGTATGGCAAACCTGTATGAAGTCAGTAAGTCCGGTCCGTTCATTCTGGCTGGACCCTGTGCCATTGAAAGTCGGGAAATAGCTCTCGAAACAGCCGAGTTTTTGGCGCGGCTGTCCGCCAAGCTCAATATTCCCATTATTTACAAAAGTTCTTTCGACAAGGCCAATCGGACATCGGTAACCAGTTTCCGTGGCCCTGGCATGGAAGAAGGGCTGAAAATCCTGAGCGAGGTCAAGAAAGCCACCGGGCTTCCCGTGATCACGGACATCCATCACCCGGAACAGGCCGTAGTGGTCGCAGAGGTGGCGGATGTGCTGCAGATACCCGCCTTCCTGTGCCGTCAGACCGACCTGCTTGTGGCAGCCGCCGGGACAGGGCGGATCGTCAATGTAAAGAAGGGCCAGTTTCTGGCCCCGTGGGATATGAAGAACGTCGTGGATAAGGTGCGTGCCTCCGGCAATGACCAGGTGTGGCTGACCGAACGAGGTTCCACCTACGGATACAATAATCTGGTGGTGGACATGCGTTCCATTCCCCAGATGCAAGCCTTTGGCGTTCCCGTGGTCATGGATGCCACCCATTCGGTTCAGTTGCCGGGCGGACTCGGCGGTGCTTCCGGTGGACAACGTGAATATGTGCCTGTTCTGGCCTCGGCCGCAGTGGCCGCCGGAGCGGACGGAGTCTTTATGGAGGTTCACCCCGACCCGGATAACGCATTGTGCGACGGGCCGAACAGTTTGCCCCTCGACAAGGTCGAATCCTTGCTCATCCGTTTGAAAGCACTGTGGGAGATCAATCGTGGCTGACGCCTCCGAGCTGGCGAAAAACATCAAGCTGCTGGTGCTTGACGTGGACGGCGTCCTGACGGACGGCGGTCTGTATTATGACGACAACGGTATCGCCATGAAGCGTTTTCATGT
Encoded proteins:
- the kdsA gene encoding 3-deoxy-8-phosphooctulonate synthase; amino-acid sequence: MANLYEVSKSGPFILAGPCAIESREIALETAEFLARLSAKLNIPIIYKSSFDKANRTSVTSFRGPGMEEGLKILSEVKKATGLPVITDIHHPEQAVVVAEVADVLQIPAFLCRQTDLLVAAAGTGRIVNVKKGQFLAPWDMKNVVDKVRASGNDQVWLTERGSTYGYNNLVVDMRSIPQMQAFGVPVVMDATHSVQLPGGLGGASGGQREYVPVLASAAVAAGADGVFMEVHPDPDNALCDGPNSLPLDKVESLLIRLKALWEINRG